Below is a genomic region from Streptomyces ferrugineus.
CGGCCGTCGGCGAGGCGTACACGGCCTTCGCGCGGCGGCGCCCCGCCCTCTACGACGCCATGTTCACGCTCGCCGTGCCGCTCCCGTTCGCCACCGAGGAGGCTCCGGAGCCGCTGAAGGCGGCGTTCGGCGAAATCCTGCAGGCGGTCCTGCCCATCGCGGCCGAGGGCGACGATCCGGGTCTGCTGACGGAGACGTACTGGGCGGGCCTGCACGGCCTGGTGACGCTGATGCGGAGCGGGCGGCTGCCGGAGTGGGGGCACGAACAGCGGCTGGCGCTGCTGATCGGGCACTTCACGGCCGCCTCCGGCTGACCGGGCCGAGCGCCTCGAGGTCAGGTCATTCGTCGGTCGCCGCGGCCGGCAGGGCCGCTCGCGGCCGCTGCCATCCCCGCGACCCGCGCGCCCGCAGCCACGCCGTCGTCTCCTCCGCCGGCATCGCGGCGGCCACCAGCCATCCCTGTACGGCGTCGCAGCCCAGGTCCCGCAGCCGCTCCCAGGTCTCGTCGTCCTCGACGCCCTCGGCGACCACCAACAGGCCCAGCGAATGCGCCAGATCCACGGTGCAGCGCACGATCTCCGCGTCCTCGGTGTCCACCGCGAGCCGGGCCACGAACGAACGGTCGATCTTCAGCTCGCTCACCGGCAGCCGTCTGAGGTGGACCAGCGAGGAGTAGCCCGTGCCGAAGTCGTCCAGCGACATCTTCACGCCGTGCCCGGTCAGCCCGGCCAGCGTGTCCGCGGCACGCTGCGGGTCCTCCAGCAGGACGTGTTCCGTGATCTCCAGCTGGAGCGCCCCCGCCGGGACGCCGTGCCGGGCGAGCCGGGCGGCGACGGAGCCCGCGAAGCCGGGGGTGTGGACGTCGCGCGGGGAGACGTTGACCGCGACCGGCACGAACAGCCCCTGGGAGCGCCACTGGGCCACCTGCCCGAGCGCCGTCTCCAGCACGTACTCCGTCAGATGCGGCATCAGCCCCGAGGACTCGGCGATCGCTATGAACTCGTCCGGCGGCACCCTCCCGCGCTCCGGGTGCACCCAGCGGACCAGGGCCTCGAGGCCCGAGACCTGTCCGTCGAAGCGGACCTTCGGCTGGTAGTGCAGCTCGACCTCGTGCGCGTCGAGGGCGCGGCGCAGATCGCCCAGCAGGCCCAGCCGGTCCGGGGTGTTCGAGTCGCGCTTGGACTCGTAGACCTCCACGCCCGTGCGGTCCCGCTTCGCCTGGTACATCGCGACGTCCGCGCGCCGCAGCAGCCCCTCGGCGTCCAGGGCGTGGTCGGGGAAGACGGCGACGCCCGCGCTGGCCTCCAGGACCAGGGTGAGGCCGTCGAGGTCGAGTGGGGAGCTGAGGGCGGTGACCAGACCGCGGGCGACCCGGGTCGCGGACGTCGTGGAGTCGGCGACCGGCAGTAAGACGGCGAACTCGTCGCCGCCGAGCCGCGCGGCCTCCGCTCCGCGCGGCAGGGCCAGGCGCAGCCGGTCCGCTATCTGCAACAGCAGCCGGTCACCGGCCAGATGACCGAGCGTGTCATTGACCGACCGGAACCGGTCGAGGTCGATCAGCATCAGGGCGGACCGGGCGCCGATGCGCTCGGCGTCGTCGAGCGCGGTCCAGATGCGCTCCAGCAGCCACTGCCGGTTGGGCAGCCCGGTCAGCGGATCGCGCAGCTGCTCCTCCGCCCGGGCCCGGGCTATCCACAGGGTGGAGTCCAGCGCGATGAGGGGGATCGCGAACAGCGGCAGCAGAAGGGGCTTGGCGATGGCGACGACGCACACCAGCGGCGCGATGCCGAGCAGGGCGACCGCGACCAGGCCGTGTCTGACCAGGGCGGTGCGCTCGACGGTGGGCAGTCCGCCGCGCGGGGCGTGCAGGTACCACAGCAGGACCCGGGTGACCGCGAGGTAGGCGGCGGCGACGAGCACCACGCCGGGGGCGGTGTAGAGGGTCCAGCTGTCCGGATTCCAGGGGCTCTCGACGGTCGGCACCCGCCCGAAGGCGGCCAGCACGAGGGCCCCCGCCGCGATACCGAGGATGTCCACCGCGCCGTGCAGCACGCCCTGGCGCCAGCGGCCCCGGCGGGCGACCCCGACCAGGACGACGACGGTGAGGCTGACCATGCCGGCGGGCACCCAGCCGTACAGCATCAGCACGGCGAGGGTGAGGGCGGCGCCGGAGCCGGTGCCGCCCCACCAGCGGGCGCGGCCGAGCGCGACCAGGTGGCCGACGATGACGCCGGTCAGCACGGCCAGCGACCAGCCGACCGTGCCGGCCGGGAAGAGGGCGTGGTTGTCGGTGAACGCCCGGTAGAACCCGGCGCCGAGGACGAACCCGGCCGCCGCGACGACCGCCGCGGGCAGGGCGGGCCAGGACAGGTGCCGTTCGTGGTCGGAGTGGTGGTCGGAGTGGTGCAGCCCGGCGGCGCGGTCCGCGCCGAGCGGCGCGGTGGTGCGGCCGTCCACCGCGGTGCGCTGTCCGGTGGCGCGCCCGGCGCCGCCGTCCGCACCCGGACGCGCCGCTGTCCGCGCCGCCCATGCCCGCCACGCACCGGCCATCCGGCGCAGCCGTGAGTGCGGGGCGGCGCTCTCGGTCGGTTCCATTCCCGTCCCTCTCACAGCCGGCGGTGCCCACGCCACGCGGCCCGATGCCCGACAACGACCTTCAACGGCACCGCGTTGGAAAGCCCTTCCCCTCGCCCTTCACAGCTCCTCAAGAGCAAAGGGATGCCCCAACCGCAGCTGGGCACGGCAGGCGCACATCTCAACAGTAGGCCGCAGAAGGCTTCCACGGGCAGCGGTCGTCGACGGTTGCCCGAATGCGCCCCAGCCACCCGTATGCATCTGGTATGCGCCGATCGGGTGACCTTCAACCGCTACTCCTCCGCGGGGAGGGCAACTTCGGCCGCCGCGTCGGGGCCCTGTTCCAACAGGACATTGAAGCCATCCTCGTTCAGAACAGGCACCTTCAGCTGCATGGCCTTGTCATATTTGGACCCGGGGCTGTCACCTACGACAACAAAAGATGTCTTCTTCGAAACGGAACCGGTCACTTTCGCCCCGCGGCTCTGGAGCGCGTCCTTGGCGCCGTCGCGCGTGAAGTGCTCCAGTGTGCCGGTCACCACCACCGTGAGCCCCTCCAGCGGACGCGGCCCCTCATCCGCCCCGGAGCCCTCCTCCTCCATGCGGACGCCGGCCGCCTTCCACTTGCGGAGGATCTCCTGGTGCCACTCCTCGGCGAACCACTCCTTGAGCGAGGCGGCGATGATCGAGCCGACGCCCTCGGTGTTCGCCAGCTCCTCCTCGCTCGCCTGCTCGATACGGTCGATGGAGCGGAACTCCCGGGCCAGCGCCTCCGCGGCGACCGGGCCGACGTGACGGATCGACAGTCCGGTCAGGACGCGGGCCAGCGGGCGCTCCTTGGCGGCGGCGATGAACTCCAGCATCGCGACCGCGTTCTTCTTGAGCTCGCCCTGCTGGTTGGCGAAGACCGTGGCGATCTTCTCCTCGCCGGTCTTCGGGTCGCGCTTGGGCAGGCCGCTGTCCTGGTCGAGGACGTAGGCCTTGATGGGCAGGAGCTGCTCGGGCGACAGGTCGAACAGGTCGCCCTCGTCGGCCAGTGGCGGATCGGCCGGCTCCAGCGGCTTGGTGAGCGCGGCGGCGGCGACGTAGCCGAAGTGCTCGATGTCCAGCGCCTTGCGGCCCGCGAGGTAGAACAGCCGCTCGCGCAACTGGGCCGGGCAGGTACGGGCGTTCGGGCAGCGCAGGTCGACGTCGCCTTCCTTCATGGGCCTGAGCGCCGTACCGCACTCCGGGCACTCGGCCGGCATCACGAACTCGCGCTCGCTGCCGTCGCGCAGGTCGACGACCGGACCGAGGATCTCCGGGATGACGTCACCGGCCTTGCGCAGCACCACCGTGTCGCCGATGAGGACGCCCTTGGCCTTGACGACGTCCTGGTTGTGCAGGGTGGCGAACTCGACCTCCGAGCCCGCGACCGTGACCGGCTCGACCTGGGCGTACGGCGTGACCCGGCCGGTGCGGCCGACGCCCACACGGATGTTGACGAGCTTGGTGTTGACCTCCTCCGGCGCGTACTTGTACGCGATGGCCCAGCGCGGGGCGCGCGCGGTGGACCCGAGGCGGCCCTGGAGGCGGATCTCGTCGAGCTTGACGACGACTCCGTCGATCTCGTGCTCCACGGAGTGCCGGTTCTCGCCGTAGTAGGCGATGAACTCCCGTACGCCGTCGAGGTCGTCGACCACCTTGTTGTGGGTCGAGGTGGGCAGACCCCACGTCTTGAGCAGGTCGTACGCCTCCGAGAGGCGGGTCATGCCGTCGAAGCCCTCCAGGGCGCCGATGCCGTGGACGACCATGTGCAGGGGAAGGGTCGCCGTGACCTTCGGGTCCTTCTGCCGCAGCGAACCCGAGGCGGAGTTGCGCGGGTTGGCGTACGGCTTCTCCCCGGCCGCCACCCGCCGGGCGTTGAGGTCCGCGAAGGCCTCCATCGGGAAGTAGACCTCGCCACGGATCTCGACGAGTCGCGGGACACGGTCGCCCTTCAGCCGATGTGGGATCTCCGCGATCGTCATGACATTGGGCGTGATGTCCTCGCCGATCCGTCCGGTACCCCGGGTGGCCGCGCGGGTGAGTCGGCCGTCCTCGTACGTCAGGTTCACCGCGAGCCCGTCGACCTTGAGCTCGCACAGGAGGTGATAGTCGGAACTGCCGACGTCCTTGGCCACTCTCTCTGCCCAGGCGGCGAGCCCCGCGTCGTCGAAGACGTTGTCGAGGGAGAGCATGCGCTCGCGGTGCTCCACCTCGGCAAGGTCGGTCTCGTACTCGACCGCGACCTTCTGGGTCGGTGAGTCGGGCGTGCGCAGCTCGGGGTACTCGTCCTCGACCGCCTCCAGCGAGCGCAGCAGCCTGTCGAACTCCGCGTCGCTGATGACCGGAGCGTCCTTCACGTAGTACCGGAAGCGGTGCTCCTCGATCTGCTCAGCGAGCTGCGCGTGCTTCTCCCGTGCCTCGGCGGGCACCGTCGTCTCCGCTTGCTTGTCGCCGGCCACCGTGTTGTCCTCCCGTTACTCTGGGTTGTCCGCGAGGGATCTCGCCGCCCGGACGCAGTGGGCGAGGGCCTTGCGCGCGTACTCGGGAGAGGCCCCCGCGAGTCCGCACGACGGCGTGAGAGTGACCGCCTCCGCGAGAAGCCCCGGTGACAGCCCCAGCCTGCGCCACAGCGTCCTGACACCCATGACGCTACCGGCAGGGTCTGACAATGGGCCGTCCGTGCCCGGGACGACACCGGCGAAGAGCCGGGTGCCGCCTTCCACCGCCTCACCGATCGCGTCGTCGTCACGTTCGGTGAGCAGAGAGAGGTCGAAGGAGATCGCCGCCGCGCCCGCCCGGCGCAGCAGGGCGAACGGGACGTCCGGTGCGCACGAGTGGACCACGACGGGGCCGTCGCCGTGAACCCCGACGACGTCGCGGAGGGTGGCCTCGACGGTCTGCCGGTCGACGGCCCGGTGGGTCCGGTAGCCGCTGGCGGTCTTCACCCGGCCGCGGAGCACGGCGATGAGGGAGGGCTCGTCGAGCTGGAGGACGACCTGGGCGCCGGGGACGCGGCGGCGGAGTTCCTCGATGTGCAGCCGCAGGCCCTCGGCGAGGGAGGCGGCGAGGTCGCGGCAGGCGCCGGGGTCGGAGAGGGCGGCCTCGCCGTTCTTCAGCTCCAGCGCGGCGGCGAGCGTCCAGGGGCCCACGGCCTGCACCTTCAGCGGCCCGTCGTAGTCCTGGGTGAACTCCTCCAGCGCGTCGAGGTCCTCCCCCAGCCACGACCTCGCCCGCCGGGTGTCCCGCCCCGGCCGGTCCCCGATCCGCCACCCGCTGGGCTCCACGCGCGCGTACAGCTCGACGAGCATCCCGGCGGTCCGGCCGATCATGTCCGCGCCGGGCCCGCGGGCGGGCAGTTCGGCGAGGAACGGGAAGTCCTCGAGGGACCCGGTGACGGTCTTGGCGGCCTCACGGGCGTCGCCGCCGGGCATCGATCCGATGCCGGTGGCGGGGGCGAACCTGAACGGGCTGTTTTCACTCACCCGGGAAGCCTATGCAACCCGCCCAGGGCCACGCTCGAGGCGTCCGGCTCGGTCAGCGTCCCGGCCGCACCGTCAGGTCGTTCACCTCCGCGTCCCGCGGCAGGTCCAGGGCCATCAGGATCGTCGTCGCGACCGACTCGGGGTCGATCCACTTCGAGGCGTCGTACTCCTTGCCCTCCTGCTGGTGGACCTTGGCCTGCATGGGGCTGGCCGTGCGGCCGGGGTAGACCGTGGTGACGCGGACGCCGTTGCCGTGCTCCTCGTGGCGCAGCGAGTCGGCCAGGGCCTTGAGGCCGTGTTTGGAGGCGGCGTAGGCGGACCAGTCGGCGTGCGCGTTGAGGCCGGCGCCCGAGTTGACGAAGATCACGTGGCCTCGGGTGGCGCGGAGCTGGGGGAGGAAGTGGCGGGTCAGCTCCGCGGGGGCGATCAGGTTGACGTTGAGCTGGTGGCGCCAGGACTTCGGGGTCAGGTCGCCCACCGGGCCCAGGTCCACGACCCCGGCGATGTGGAGCAGGGAGTCCACCCGGTCCGGAAGCGACTGGTGGGAGAAGGCCCAGGACAGCTTGTCGGGGTCGGCCAGGTCGCCGACCAGCGTCCTGGCGCCGGGGAACTCCGCCGCCAACTCCTTCGCGCGGCCCGCGTCGCGCGCGTGCAGGACGAGGTCGTCCCCGCGCGCGTGCAGACGGCGGGCGACGGCCGCGCCGATGCCGGAACCGGCTCCGGTGATCACATGAGTAGCCATGCCGGCCATGCTCGCACTACCGGGCGCCCGCGCTCTCCTCCAGGTACGCCAGCGCCCCCACCGGCTCCTCCGCGAAGAACACCAGGTCGCTCAGCGGACGGGGCAGGAAGCCCTCCTCCTCCATGCGGCGGAACTGCTGCTTGAGGCCGTCGTAGAAGCCCGCGGTGTTGAGCAGGACCACCGGCTTGTCCGTGTGGCCGTGCTTCTTCAGCTCCAGGATCTCCGTCGCCTCGTCGAGCGTGCCCGTGCCGCCGACCATGATCACCACCGCGTCGGCCTTGTCCAGGAGCAGCTTCTTTCGTTCGGCGAGATCCCTGGCGATGACCATCTCGTCGGCGCCCGGACGGGCCTTCGCCGCGAG
It encodes:
- a CDS encoding TetR/AcrR family transcriptional regulator; its protein translation is MSIQTRRERERAERERLIVTAARELAESEGWDAVTTRRLAAEIEYSQPVLYSHFKGKDAIMAAVAVQGCADLAAELRTARTAVTGERAALAAVGEAYTAFARRRPALYDAMFTLAVPLPFATEEAPEPLKAAFGEILQAVLPIAAEGDDPGLLTETYWAGLHGLVTLMRSGRLPEWGHEQRLALLIGHFTAASG
- a CDS encoding putative bifunctional diguanylate cyclase/phosphodiesterase, encoding MEPTESAAPHSRLRRMAGAWRAWAARTAARPGADGGAGRATGQRTAVDGRTTAPLGADRAAGLHHSDHHSDHERHLSWPALPAAVVAAAGFVLGAGFYRAFTDNHALFPAGTVGWSLAVLTGVIVGHLVALGRARWWGGTGSGAALTLAVLMLYGWVPAGMVSLTVVVLVGVARRGRWRQGVLHGAVDILGIAAGALVLAAFGRVPTVESPWNPDSWTLYTAPGVVLVAAAYLAVTRVLLWYLHAPRGGLPTVERTALVRHGLVAVALLGIAPLVCVVAIAKPLLLPLFAIPLIALDSTLWIARARAEEQLRDPLTGLPNRQWLLERIWTALDDAERIGARSALMLIDLDRFRSVNDTLGHLAGDRLLLQIADRLRLALPRGAEAARLGGDEFAVLLPVADSTTSATRVARGLVTALSSPLDLDGLTLVLEASAGVAVFPDHALDAEGLLRRADVAMYQAKRDRTGVEVYESKRDSNTPDRLGLLGDLRRALDAHEVELHYQPKVRFDGQVSGLEALVRWVHPERGRVPPDEFIAIAESSGLMPHLTEYVLETALGQVAQWRSQGLFVPVAVNVSPRDVHTPGFAGSVAARLARHGVPAGALQLEITEHVLLEDPQRAADTLAGLTGHGVKMSLDDFGTGYSSLVHLRRLPVSELKIDRSFVARLAVDTEDAEIVRCTVDLAHSLGLLVVAEGVEDDETWERLRDLGCDAVQGWLVAAAMPAEETTAWLRARGSRGWQRPRAALPAAATDE
- the ligA gene encoding NAD-dependent DNA ligase LigA; protein product: MAGDKQAETTVPAEAREKHAQLAEQIEEHRFRYYVKDAPVISDAEFDRLLRSLEAVEDEYPELRTPDSPTQKVAVEYETDLAEVEHRERMLSLDNVFDDAGLAAWAERVAKDVGSSDYHLLCELKVDGLAVNLTYEDGRLTRAATRGTGRIGEDITPNVMTIAEIPHRLKGDRVPRLVEIRGEVYFPMEAFADLNARRVAAGEKPYANPRNSASGSLRQKDPKVTATLPLHMVVHGIGALEGFDGMTRLSEAYDLLKTWGLPTSTHNKVVDDLDGVREFIAYYGENRHSVEHEIDGVVVKLDEIRLQGRLGSTARAPRWAIAYKYAPEEVNTKLVNIRVGVGRTGRVTPYAQVEPVTVAGSEVEFATLHNQDVVKAKGVLIGDTVVLRKAGDVIPEILGPVVDLRDGSEREFVMPAECPECGTALRPMKEGDVDLRCPNARTCPAQLRERLFYLAGRKALDIEHFGYVAAAALTKPLEPADPPLADEGDLFDLSPEQLLPIKAYVLDQDSGLPKRDPKTGEEKIATVFANQQGELKKNAVAMLEFIAAAKERPLARVLTGLSIRHVGPVAAEALAREFRSIDRIEQASEEELANTEGVGSIIAASLKEWFAEEWHQEILRKWKAAGVRMEEEGSGADEGPRPLEGLTVVVTGTLEHFTRDGAKDALQSRGAKVTGSVSKKTSFVVVGDSPGSKYDKAMQLKVPVLNEDGFNVLLEQGPDAAAEVALPAEE
- a CDS encoding methionine synthase, with product MSENSPFRFAPATGIGSMPGGDAREAAKTVTGSLEDFPFLAELPARGPGADMIGRTAGMLVELYARVEPSGWRIGDRPGRDTRRARSWLGEDLDALEEFTQDYDGPLKVQAVGPWTLAAALELKNGEAALSDPGACRDLAASLAEGLRLHIEELRRRVPGAQVVLQLDEPSLIAVLRGRVKTASGYRTHRAVDRQTVEATLRDVVGVHGDGPVVVHSCAPDVPFALLRRAGAAAISFDLSLLTERDDDAIGEAVEGGTRLFAGVVPGTDGPLSDPAGSVMGVRTLWRRLGLSPGLLAEAVTLTPSCGLAGASPEYARKALAHCVRAARSLADNPE
- a CDS encoding SDR family oxidoreductase, which produces MATHVITGAGSGIGAAVARRLHARGDDLVLHARDAGRAKELAAEFPGARTLVGDLADPDKLSWAFSHQSLPDRVDSLLHIAGVVDLGPVGDLTPKSWRHQLNVNLIAPAELTRHFLPQLRATRGHVIFVNSGAGLNAHADWSAYAASKHGLKALADSLRHEEHGNGVRVTTVYPGRTASPMQAKVHQQEGKEYDASKWIDPESVATTILMALDLPRDAEVNDLTVRPGR